A window from Malassezia japonica chromosome 1, complete sequence encodes these proteins:
- the mrpl8 gene encoding 54S ribosomal protein L8, mitochondrial (COG:J; EggNog:ENOG503P1YY): MKGLAFRKLNRSCTNLVTSLLAHERIVTTVAKAKEASRCAEKIITLGKRGTPTAMSGAQSFLFSTAGSMARLREMAERYADRPGGYTRVHLMGHRKGDHAPRAILELVDNPTDVKLDMTARAMAREADILLRRAQKNLSISELSTLLEAQKNIPLEHDERFAPLTRRNISKLIKYRGEEARKELMAKATLYLERIRAEDAVEGRRRSDDERWNSMELVRPSRGRILTRPATGKRVFAGEITPELAAQVGTKVEQPKPMHRRNGTIAPSRVVTIKKPSVVRLSKGVFAKRYVRHAAAPKKASS; the protein is encoded by the exons ATGAAAGGGCTGGCGTTTCGGAAACTGAACCGCTCGTGTAC GAATTTGGTGACctcgctcctcgcgcatgAGCGCATTGTCACGACcgtcgccaaggccaaggaggcgtcgcgctgcgcggaaAAAATCATTACACTCGGCAAGCGCGGTACGCCGACGGCCATGTCGGGTGCGCAGTCCTTCCTCTTTTCTACAGCAGGCTCTAtggcgcgtctgcgcgaGATGGCGGAGCGCTACGCCGACCGCCCCGGCGGCTATACGCGTGTGCACCTGATGGGCCACCGCAAAGGCGaccacgcgccgcgtgcgatcctcgagctcgtcgataACCCGACGGACGTCAAGCTCGACATGACCGCGCGTGCGATGGCGCGTGAGGCCGATATTCTcctccgccgcgcccaAAAGAACTTGAGCATCAGCGAGCTgagcacgctcctcgaagCGCAAAAGAACATCCccctcgagcacgacgagcgcttTGCGCCACTCACCCGCCGCAACATTTCCAAGCTCATCAAGTACCGCGGCGAAGAGGCGCGGAAAGAGCTCATGGCCAAGGCGACGCTctacctcgagcgcatccgcgccgaggacgccgtcgagggccgccgccgcagcgacgacgagcgctgGAACTCGATGGAGCTCGTGCGGCCCAGCCGCGGCCGCATCCTCACACGCCCTGCGACCGGCAAGCGCGTCTTTGCCGGCGAGATCAcgcccgagctcgcggcgcaggtcggcACCAAGGTGGAGCAGCCGAAGCCGATGCACCGCCGCAACGGCACGATCGCCCCGTCGCGCGTTGTGACCATCAAAAAGCCCAGTGTCGTGCGTTTGAGCAAGGGCGTGTTTGCCAAACGCTATGTccgccacgccgcggcgcccaaGAAGGCCTCGTCGTAG
- a CDS encoding uncharacterized protein (TransMembrane:6 (i23-44o56-74i86-103o115-137i149-167o187-220i); EggNog:ENOG503NVED; COG:S) has product MGIEEQVRGLVDKAIALPLGTRVLTGLVLVFSGLLALLRIFALLPTSVGAAYADGAVHYPYLVVVPGQVLWFPWTLLTAAFCETSIVEFLVSIGTVPLAAAYLEQHWGAVELLQFTAIVVVVSNVIASGLSVLMFMVLRTDKALFGTQFHGLEALQTGFLVAFAQLIPQHQIQLFGSRIAVHVRDLPMLYVGFSNVMCLLGFMSPYLLIQFGWLVAWVYLRFYQLGEMGVRGDRSDTFAFIHWFPPFVHKPLGKVTALVHSIVMRLGLVPRWATEYTDLELNVDATTTHTASARAEAERRRAMALEALDQRMAGADTKAPLPEEPAQKSGETSNATSAT; this is encoded by the exons ATGGGCATCGAAgagcaggtgcgcggcCTTGTCGACAAGGCGAttgcgctgccgctggGCACACGCGTCCTTACTGGGCTCGTGCTTGTCTTTTCTGGCctgctggcgctgctgcgcatctttgcgctgctgcccaCCAgtgtcggcgcggcgtatGCGGACGGTGCGGTGCACTATCCGTACCTGGTTGTGGTCCCCGGCCAAGTGCTCTGGTTCCCCTGGACGCTGCTCACGGCGGCCTTTTGCGAGACGAGCATTGTCGAG TTTCTCGTGTCGATCGGCACGGTGCCGCTGGCCGCGGCctacctcgagcagcactGGGGCGCagtcgagctgctccagTTTACGGCGATTGTCGTGGTGGTGTCGAATGTGATTGCGTCCGGCCTGTCGGTCCTGATGTTTATGGTGCTCCGCACCGACAAGGCCCT CTTTGGCACGCAGTTCCACggtctcgaggcgctgcagaccGGCTTCCTGGTCgcctttgcgcagctcatCCCGCAGCACCAGATCCAGCTGTTTGGCTCGCGCATCGCTGTGCACGTCCGCGACCTGCCGATGTTGTACGTCGGCTTCTCGAACGTCATGTGCCTCCTCGGCTTCATGTCGCCGTACCTCTTGATCCAGTTTGGCTGGCTCGTTGCGTGGGTCTACCTGCGCTTCTACCAGCTGGGCGAGatgggcgtgcgcggcgaccgcagCGACACGTTTGCGTTCATCCACTGGTTCCCTCCGTTTGTGCACAAGCCCCTCGGCAAGGTCACCGCGCTGGTGCACTCGATCGTgatgcgcctcggcctcgtgcCGCGGTGGGCGACCGAGTACACGGACCTCGAGCTGAACGTCGACGCGACCACCACGCACAccgccagcgcacgcgccgaggccgagcggcgacgcgccatGGCCCTCGAGGCCCTCGACCAACGCATGGCCGGCGCAGACAccaaggcgccgctgccggaAGAACCTGCGCAAAAAAGCGGTGAGACGTCGAACGCGACGTCGGCTACATAG
- the ACP2 gene encoding mitochondrial acyl carrier protein (EggNog:ENOG503P3WN; COG:C; COG:I; COG:Q), whose amino-acid sequence MLSSLQMIPRTLRATPAIARAAPAMRMQAARMPATLPSFARGYASGGGLTQEQIQQRITDVIKSFEKVDPSTITPTASFTGDLGLDSLDSVEVVMAIEEEFNIEIPDAEADNITTVNQAVDYIAHTPDAI is encoded by the exons ATGCTGTCGTCGCTCCAGATGATTCCGCgtacgctgcgcgccacgccCGCCATTGCGCGTGCTGCCCCCGCCATGCGCATGCAGGCCGCTCGCATGCCTGCTACGCTCCCTTCGTTCGCCCGCGGCTACGCTTCGGGTGGCGGTCTGACCCAGGAGCAGatccagcagcgcatcaCCGACGTGATCAAGAGCTTTGAGAAGGTTGACCCCTCGACGATCACTCCTACTGCCTCGTTCACCGGTGACCTCGGTCTTGACAGCCTCGACTCGGTCGAGGTTGTGATGGCCATCGAGGAGGAGTTCAACATT GAAATCCCCGACGCGGAGGCCGACAACATCACCACTGTCAACCAGGCCGTGGACTACATCGCGCACACCCCGGATG CGATATAA
- a CDS encoding uncharacterized protein (EggNog:ENOG503P75B; COG:S), with the protein MQHAWRDVSDDVPAEMHAASLAPHDDASSRVLAMLQNVLAGTVEGDAAHNEIQAALALAYTTLLKHVHDADTLDDAPMALTLLGLAAEALVGLDTEPACILARKLLTYAQLHIGAVDACHFRRIAQRLGERGHMERVLQFEHLAHTHHPQLLDEKLHLARLLAYDALGRDADYAAARAAHTPHTYAALELHAWHAAHRHDTDALVHALHALQGRIRSSTYLVLAYAHAPLRPALACLAPDALQAPAPALFTALLRAAHHAKADAHIPYLLALFGLDSPVAEAALPRAVHEALAATCRVDAPAPALAMAASWCGRHGNLDAAFDLFRQTHAAARHCVPRTPVEERRTPRERSGDHAALQYAAAGVILACVRSDRPARACAFAAHVLGVPPLEGGAADAAWDARLAALPAASVERGSACTAALLECAGALERADYARAVLVDAAAHGLKPNGRVRRALARLMIASVDGHAGEVQHMYGRLAEQVAPAEVRLAKLREALSALGFEDHVQLALLSGARQQCAAGAARSAPPEPRDASYVWVRDTPLQPAPDEPWSAVPTPPPPPVERTPHAHAARLRLCAAQGDADGAHATFRALLDADVRPGAMHIVPLMQSLCRARRTSEAQWLLRVALPSWDVAPTHAMYATLIHAFAHAGDWRAVQREVQEMHRAGLVPDAHLYDTIAAARERVLDERPAVERVQDERPAVEPMRGAVTHPGAVAQHFARMMHARDYLGAQQFYAQCLDDGLAPTYALRRMLKRARNYIEKQLREGADAGALQEALQLQQANARASAFATHPAGKRRIEARRAYRHALLDLLRDVVSGAMEHAARMYTPSTAEDGYEK; encoded by the exons ATGCAGCATGCATGGCGCGACGTAAGTGACGACGTGCCAGCAGAGAtgcacgccgcctcgcttgcgccgcacgacgatgcctcgtcgcgcgtgctcgccaTGCTCCAAAACGTCCTTGCAGGCACCGTCgaaggcgacgccgcgcacaaCGAAATCCAAGCGGCACTTGCGCTTGCTTATACCACCTTGCTAAAACATGTACACGACGCCGATACACTTGATGACGCACCGATGGCGCtcacgctcctcggcctcgccgccgaggcgctcgtcggcctcgacacCGAACCGGCCTGCATCCTCGCACGCAAACTGCTCACCTATGCGCAGTTGCACATTGGCGCGGTGGACGCATGCCACTttcggcgcatcgcccagcgcctcggcgaaAGGGGGCACATGGAGCGCGTGCTCCAGTttgagcacctcgcgcatACGCACCACCcccagctgctcgacgaaaagctgcacctcgcgcggctgctGGCCTACGACGCACTGGGCAGAGACGCAGATTATGCCGcggcccgcgccgcgcacacgccgcacacgtacgccgcgctcgagctgcacgcATGGCACGCGGCACACCGCCACGATACCGATGCACtcgtgcacgcgctgcacgcgctgcagggGCGCATACGGTCCTCGACCTACCTCGTGCTCGCCtacgcgcacgcgccgctgcggccggcgctcgcgtgcctcgcgccagacgcgctgcaggcgccggcgccggcactCTTTACCGCGCTgttgcgcgcggcgcaccatgccaaggccgacgcgcacaTACCCTACTtgctcgcgctctttggcTTGGACAGCCcggtggccgaggcggcgctgcccaGGGCAGTCCACGAGGCActcgccgcgacgtgccgcgtcgacgcgccggcgccggcgctggcgaTGGCTGCGTCGTGGTGCGGCCGCCATGGcaacctcgacgcggcctTCGACCTCTTTCGGCagacgcacgcggcggcacggcacTGCGTGCCCCGTACGCCGGTCGAAGAGCGCCGCACACCCCGCGAACGCAGCGGCgaccacgccgcgctgcagtatgccgctgccggcgtGATTCTCGCATGCGTACGTAGCGATcgtccggcgcgggcgtgtGCGTTTGCCGCGCatgtgctcggcgtgccgccgctcgagggcggcgcggcggacgcggcgtgggacgcgcgcctcgcggcgctgcctgcggcgtcggtcgagcgcggctcggcatgcaccgcggcgctgctcgagtgTGCGggtgcgctggagcgcgcaGACTacgcgcgtgcggtgctcgtcgacgccgcggcccaCGGCTTGAAGCCCAacgggcgcgtgcgccgcgcgctggcgcgtctgatgatcgcctcggtcgacgggcacgccggcgaggTGCAACACATGTACGGccggctcgccgagcaggttGC CcccgccgaggtgcgcctcgcgaagctgcgcgaggcgctctcTGCGCTTGGCTTTGAGGACCAcgtccagctcgcgcttctcAGTGGGGCGCGGCAGCAGTGTGCggctggcgccgcgcgcagtgcgccgcccgagccccgcgacgcgtcgtaCGTGTGGgtgcgcgacacgccgctgcagcctgcgcccgacgagccgtggagcgcggtgccgacgccgccgccgccgccggtcgagcgcacgccgcacgcacacgccgcgcggctgcggctctgtgccgcgcaaggcgacgcggacggcgcgcacgccacgttccgtgcgctgctcgatgccgacgtgcgcccCGGCGCGATGCACATTGTGCCGCTGATGCAGAGCCtgtgccgtgcgcggcgcacgtccgaggcgcagtGGCTGCTGCGTGTCGCCCTGCCGTCGTgggacgtcgcgccgacgcacgccaTGTACGCGACGCTGATCCATGCctttgcgcacgccggcgactggcgcgcggtgcagcgcgaggtccAAGAGAtgcaccgcgccggcctcgtccCCGACGCCCACCTGTACGATacgatcgccgcggcgcgtgagcgtgtgctggacgagcgccccgcggtcgagcgtgtgcagGACGAGCGTCCGGCGGTCGAGCCGATGCGCGGTGCGGTGACGCACCCTGGtgcggtcgcgcagcacttTGCGCGTATgatgcacgcgcgcgactacctcggcgcgcagcagtTCTACGCGCAGtgcctcgacgacggcctcgcgccgacctatgcgctgcggcgcatgctcaagcgtgcgcgcaaCTATATTGAaaagcagctgcgcgagggtGCCGatgccggtgcgctgcaagaggcgctgcagctgcagcaAGCCAACGCGCGTGCGTCTGCCTTTGCCACGCACCCCGccggcaagcgccgcatcgaggcgcgccgcgcctaCCGCCACGCCCTGCTGGATCTGCTGCGCGATGTGGTGTCTGGTGCGATggagcacgccgcacgTATGTATACCCCCAGTACGGCGGAGGATGGGTATGAGAAGTAG